In one Mycobacteroides chelonae genomic region, the following are encoded:
- a CDS encoding globin domain-containing protein, with the protein MLSAESLAVIRQTLPAVAGAIDEIAPLFYSKMFAAHPELLRDLFNRGNQAAGEQPKALAASIASFAGMVLEGNGAQYDSVLDRIAHKHASLGIVAEQYPIVYEHLFAAIAEVLGDAVTAEVAAAWSEFYWLMANELIAREKALYGAAGVAPGDVWRQVVVVRRQLESADVAGFELRAVFGELPSFLPGQYISVQVTLPDGARQIRQYSLSRGAHEGGWRIAVKRISAGGTPAGEVSNFIYDNIFEGQQLRVSVPMGEFTLDDSADPLVLVSAGIGCTPIMGMLQELVATQSPREVVVLHADQSAAAHAYRHELADLVGRLPAGQLHTWYERAHVEHPEHGVGRMSLHRLPLNRLSTVFVCGPRPFMSAINEDLVSLGIPQEQINHELFGPLASAMA; encoded by the coding sequence GTGCTATCAGCAGAGTCGCTGGCAGTCATCCGTCAAACTCTCCCCGCGGTTGCCGGGGCCATTGACGAGATCGCACCGTTGTTCTACTCCAAGATGTTCGCGGCGCACCCCGAACTGCTTCGTGATCTGTTCAACCGCGGCAACCAGGCGGCGGGGGAGCAGCCGAAGGCGCTGGCCGCGTCGATCGCGTCGTTCGCCGGCATGGTGTTGGAAGGCAATGGTGCCCAATATGATTCGGTGCTAGACAGGATCGCGCACAAGCATGCCTCGCTGGGAATTGTCGCCGAGCAGTATCCGATCGTCTACGAGCACCTGTTCGCCGCGATAGCCGAAGTGTTGGGGGACGCGGTGACCGCAGAGGTCGCGGCGGCCTGGAGCGAGTTCTACTGGCTCATGGCCAATGAGTTGATCGCGCGGGAGAAGGCCCTGTACGGCGCTGCCGGGGTCGCGCCGGGCGATGTGTGGCGGCAGGTTGTGGTGGTACGCCGCCAGCTGGAATCGGCGGATGTGGCTGGATTCGAGTTACGCGCGGTATTCGGCGAACTGCCGAGCTTCCTGCCAGGGCAGTACATATCGGTGCAAGTTACCTTGCCGGACGGGGCCAGGCAGATTCGTCAATACAGTTTGTCCCGGGGCGCTCATGAGGGTGGCTGGCGTATTGCCGTCAAGCGAATCAGCGCCGGTGGCACCCCTGCGGGTGAGGTGTCGAACTTCATCTACGACAACATCTTCGAGGGGCAACAGCTGCGGGTCTCGGTGCCCATGGGCGAATTCACCCTGGACGATTCGGCCGATCCGCTGGTCCTGGTATCCGCCGGTATCGGCTGCACGCCCATCATGGGGATGCTGCAGGAGCTCGTGGCCACGCAATCGCCGCGAGAGGTTGTGGTCCTGCACGCCGATCAGTCGGCGGCCGCCCACGCCTACCGGCACGAGTTGGCGGATCTAGTCGGCCGACTGCCCGCCGGCCAGCTGCACACGTGGTACGAACGGGCACATGTGGAGCACCCCGAGCACGGTGTCGGCCGCATGAGCCTGCACCGACTGCCACTTAATCGACTGTCCACGGTGTTCGTCTGCGGCCCGCGGCCGTTCATGTCGGCCATCAACGAAGACCTGGTGTCTTTGGGGATTCCGCAGGAGCAGATCAACCACGAATTGTTTGGGCCCTTGGCGTCGGCCATGGCATGA
- a CDS encoding RrF2 family transcriptional regulator: MQLTRFTDLGLRIVMRLANAGPGVQLRTDDLAAQLCVSYTHATKVVARLSEMGAIESTRGRHGGVCITQGGLDRRVGSLARKLEREGEVIDCEGGVPCPLRHNCRLRDALRSAQEAFFAELDQWTVAEIARPTMERK, encoded by the coding sequence GTGCAACTAACGCGGTTCACCGACCTGGGTCTGCGCATCGTGATGCGGCTGGCCAATGCAGGGCCGGGCGTTCAATTGCGCACCGATGATCTTGCCGCCCAACTCTGTGTGTCCTATACGCACGCCACGAAAGTTGTTGCCCGACTTTCGGAAATGGGTGCGATCGAGTCCACGCGTGGCCGCCATGGGGGAGTCTGCATCACGCAGGGCGGGCTCGACCGTCGAGTCGGATCATTGGCCCGGAAGTTGGAGCGCGAGGGCGAGGTCATCGACTGCGAGGGAGGGGTGCCCTGCCCCCTTCGGCACAACTGTCGCCTGCGCGACGCGCTTCGCTCGGCGCAAGAGGCATTCTTCGCCGAGCTCGATCAGTGGACTGTGGCCGAAATCGCCCGTCCAACAATGGAAAGGAAGTAG
- the nusA gene encoding transcription termination factor NusA: MNIDPAAVNLMAADKGITVDEAIDIIKSALLTAYRHTDGHEPNARIELDRKTGVVRVLARETDEDGNLITEWDATPEGFGRIAATTARQVFQQGVRDAENEHKFGEFSTREGEIVGGVIQRDARANARGLVVVRMGSETKGSEGVIPAAEQVPGEEYRHGDRLRCYVVGVSRGAREPLITLSRTHPNLVRKLFSLEVPEISDGSVEIVAVAREAGHRSKIAVASKVSGLNAKGACIGPMGQRVRNVMSELAGEKIDIIDYDPDPARFVANALSPAKVVSVSVIDEAGKAARVIVPDFQLSLAIGKEGQNARLAARLTGWRIDIRSDADAEN, encoded by the coding sequence ATGAATATCGATCCCGCGGCGGTAAACCTGATGGCTGCCGATAAGGGCATCACGGTTGACGAGGCGATTGACATCATCAAGTCGGCGCTCCTGACGGCCTACCGGCATACCGACGGCCACGAACCCAATGCGCGTATCGAACTCGATCGCAAGACGGGTGTGGTCCGCGTGCTGGCTCGCGAGACCGACGAGGACGGCAATCTCATCACCGAATGGGATGCCACGCCAGAAGGATTCGGCCGCATCGCGGCCACCACCGCGCGGCAGGTGTTCCAGCAGGGTGTGCGCGATGCGGAGAATGAGCACAAGTTCGGCGAGTTCTCCACGCGTGAGGGCGAGATTGTCGGCGGTGTGATCCAGCGCGACGCCCGGGCCAACGCGCGTGGTCTTGTCGTGGTTCGCATGGGCAGTGAGACCAAGGGCTCCGAAGGTGTGATCCCGGCGGCCGAACAAGTGCCGGGCGAGGAGTACCGCCACGGAGATCGGTTGCGCTGCTACGTCGTCGGGGTGTCTCGCGGTGCGCGTGAGCCGTTGATCACCTTGTCCAGGACGCACCCGAATCTGGTACGTAAGCTGTTCTCGCTCGAGGTCCCGGAGATCAGCGACGGTTCCGTGGAGATCGTCGCGGTGGCCCGCGAGGCGGGGCACCGGTCCAAGATCGCGGTGGCTTCGAAGGTATCCGGGCTCAACGCCAAGGGGGCCTGCATCGGCCCCATGGGCCAGCGCGTGCGCAATGTGATGAGCGAGCTTGCCGGCGAGAAGATCGACATCATCGATTACGACCCGGATCCCGCGCGGTTCGTCGCGAATGCACTCTCGCCCGCCAAGGTGGTGTCGGTCTCGGTCATCGATGAGGCGGGTAAGGCTGCGCGCGTCATCGTCCCCGACTTCCAGCTTTCTCTGGCCATCGGTAAAGAAGGGCAGAACGCAAGGCTCGCTGCGCGTCTGACCGGGTGGCGTATCGACATCAGAAGCGACGCAGACGCCGAAAACTAG
- the rimP gene encoding ribosome maturation factor RimP, with protein MGLPSDDQVIELLGPEFSRSGVEIESVVVNEATVPARITVVVDSDSPVDLDAVAALSRTASGLLDEADTGWEAYDLEITTPGVDRPLTTPTHFRRAHGRLAQIRLTDGEDLLGRIGIANDDGIQVVLRKPVKGTGWTVRDLAFSDIESAVVQVEFTTPNPQELNLAGAAETGGGA; from the coding sequence ATGGGGCTGCCATCCGATGACCAGGTGATCGAGCTGCTGGGTCCCGAGTTCTCCCGGTCAGGGGTCGAGATCGAGAGCGTCGTCGTCAACGAAGCCACGGTTCCCGCCCGCATCACGGTGGTGGTCGACTCGGATTCTCCCGTGGACTTGGACGCGGTCGCCGCACTGAGCCGGACCGCATCGGGATTGTTGGACGAGGCGGACACCGGCTGGGAGGCGTACGACCTGGAGATCACTACGCCCGGCGTCGACCGGCCGCTGACCACTCCCACGCATTTTCGACGCGCACATGGTCGGCTGGCGCAGATTCGCCTCACCGATGGCGAAGACTTACTCGGCCGCATCGGCATCGCGAACGATGACGGGATACAGGTGGTGCTGCGTAAGCCCGTCAAGGGCACCGGCTGGACCGTGCGTGATCTTGCGTTCTCCGACATCGAGAGCGCGGTTGTGCAGGTGGAGTTCACAACACCCAACCCGCAGGAACTCAATCTGGCTGGGGCAGCCGAAACTGGAGGTGGCGCATGA
- a CDS encoding ferritin-like domain-containing protein gives MTTTEPTPQPASSSDDTALADALANEHAAIYAYGLVSAHSVPDNNWLVTECLIEHRQCREECIAKLRARSVAAPVAAAGYKVPFPVTNPADATKLALQLEADTAARWRAVAEQADNSDDRGFAVRMLTESAIRAARWRVASDITPASVAFPGGNEN, from the coding sequence ATGACCACGACCGAGCCCACCCCGCAGCCGGCCTCCTCCTCCGACGACACTGCGCTGGCCGACGCCCTGGCCAATGAGCACGCGGCCATCTACGCGTACGGACTGGTGTCCGCGCACTCGGTGCCCGACAACAATTGGCTGGTCACCGAGTGCCTGATCGAGCATCGACAGTGCCGTGAGGAGTGCATCGCCAAATTGCGCGCCCGTTCGGTGGCCGCACCGGTAGCTGCCGCCGGTTACAAGGTGCCGTTCCCGGTGACAAACCCCGCCGATGCCACGAAGCTGGCGCTGCAGCTCGAGGCGGACACCGCGGCGCGCTGGCGGGCCGTCGCCGAGCAGGCCGACAACAGTGACGATCGTGGATTCGCGGTGCGAATGCTCACCGAGAGCGCGATTCGCGCGGCGCGGTGGCGAGTGGCTTCCGACATCACGCCTGCCAGTGTGGCGTTCCCGGGAGGGAACGAAAACTAA
- a CDS encoding SRPBCC family protein, with product MVMPSFKLAPLVESDFDTSDFVYTFSTPLPKDAATVWAELNGESPLHWCKAINKISWTSPEPRGVGSTRTAKLALPGAAVHERFIVWEESPERYRNAFTVETATFPGTKRFGELYEVVGTATGSLFTWSFFIEPSLGFTRYLKPVIRRGLSGLISDTQKHFA from the coding sequence ATAGTCATGCCGTCCTTCAAGCTCGCCCCGCTGGTTGAAAGTGATTTCGACACAAGCGATTTCGTGTACACGTTCTCCACGCCCCTGCCCAAGGATGCGGCAACGGTGTGGGCCGAACTCAATGGCGAAAGCCCGCTGCATTGGTGCAAGGCGATCAACAAGATCAGCTGGACTTCACCGGAGCCGCGTGGCGTGGGTTCCACCCGCACCGCCAAGCTCGCGCTTCCCGGTGCGGCAGTGCACGAGCGGTTCATTGTGTGGGAGGAGAGCCCCGAGCGATATCGCAACGCGTTCACGGTCGAGACGGCGACCTTTCCGGGCACCAAGCGTTTCGGCGAGCTTTATGAGGTGGTGGGCACCGCGACGGGATCGTTGTTTACCTGGAGCTTCTTCATCGAGCCCTCGCTCGGGTTCACCCGCTACCTCAAGCCGGTGATCCGTCGTGGGTTGTCCGGACTGATCAGCGACACCCAGAAGCACTTCGCTTAG
- a CDS encoding proline--tRNA ligase, translated as MITRLSELFVRTLRDDPADAEVPSHKLLIRAGYVRPIAPGVYSWLPLGLRVLRKIENIVREEMNAIGGQEILLPALLPRAPYETTNRWTEYGDSLFRLKDRRDNDMMLGPTHEELFALTVKGEYSSYKDFPVILYQVQTKYRDEARPRAGILRGREFVMKDSYSFDTSDDGLKTAYHAHREAYQRIFGRLGLDYVIVAATSGAMGGSASEEFLAESPTGEDTFVRCVESGYAANVEAVITPAPPARSVDGLPAAVVHETGDTPTIATLVDWANSADLGATVTAADTLKNILLKVRQPGGEWELLAVGVPGDREVDDKRLGAALEPAEYELLGDADFAKHPFLVRGYIGPKGLIANGVRYLVDPRVVEGTSWITGADEPGKHVVNLVAGRDFTPDGTIEAAEVRDGDPSPDGAGQLVSARGIEIGHIFQLGRKYTDAFTVDVLGENGKPVRLTQGSYGIGVSRLVAVVAEQQHDELGLRWPAAVSPFDVHVVIANKDEAARAGAEALAADLDRLGHEVLLDDRTASPGVKFKDAELLGVPWIVVIGRGWADGTIELRNRFTGEAQSIAVADAVTSVTAAIQ; from the coding sequence ATGATCACCCGGCTCTCCGAGCTATTCGTACGCACCCTGCGCGACGACCCGGCGGACGCCGAGGTTCCCAGCCACAAGCTGCTCATCCGCGCGGGCTATGTGCGCCCTATTGCCCCGGGTGTCTATAGCTGGCTGCCGCTCGGTCTTCGGGTCCTTCGCAAGATCGAGAACATCGTCCGTGAAGAGATGAATGCCATTGGTGGTCAGGAGATCCTGCTGCCCGCTTTGCTTCCGCGCGCACCGTACGAGACCACCAACCGGTGGACCGAGTACGGCGACTCGCTGTTCCGGCTCAAGGACCGCCGCGATAACGACATGATGCTCGGCCCTACCCACGAGGAGTTGTTCGCGCTCACCGTGAAGGGGGAGTACAGCTCCTACAAGGATTTTCCGGTCATCCTCTACCAGGTTCAGACCAAGTATCGCGACGAGGCGCGTCCCCGCGCGGGCATTCTGCGCGGTCGCGAATTCGTCATGAAGGACTCGTACTCCTTTGATACCTCCGACGACGGCCTCAAGACGGCCTATCACGCACACCGCGAGGCCTACCAACGGATCTTCGGCAGGCTGGGCCTGGACTACGTGATTGTCGCGGCCACCTCGGGAGCGATGGGTGGTAGCGCGTCCGAGGAGTTTCTGGCTGAAAGCCCCACCGGGGAAGACACTTTCGTGCGGTGCGTGGAATCCGGTTATGCCGCCAACGTAGAGGCCGTCATCACTCCGGCACCGCCTGCGCGGTCTGTGGACGGACTCCCTGCGGCCGTCGTGCACGAGACGGGCGATACCCCGACCATCGCGACGCTGGTGGACTGGGCGAATTCGGCTGATCTCGGCGCGACCGTCACGGCGGCCGACACCCTCAAGAACATTCTGCTGAAGGTGCGCCAGCCCGGCGGCGAGTGGGAGCTGCTGGCTGTCGGAGTGCCCGGGGACCGCGAGGTCGACGACAAGCGACTCGGTGCCGCGCTGGAGCCTGCCGAATACGAGCTGCTCGGTGATGCGGACTTCGCCAAACACCCGTTCCTGGTGCGCGGCTACATCGGGCCGAAGGGGTTGATCGCCAACGGTGTTCGCTACCTCGTCGATCCACGGGTCGTGGAGGGCACCAGCTGGATCACCGGCGCCGACGAACCCGGAAAACATGTGGTCAACCTCGTCGCGGGGCGTGACTTCACCCCCGACGGCACCATCGAGGCCGCCGAGGTTCGCGATGGCGATCCGTCACCCGATGGCGCAGGTCAGCTGGTGTCGGCACGCGGAATCGAAATCGGCCACATCTTCCAGTTGGGCCGCAAGTACACCGACGCGTTCACCGTGGATGTGCTCGGGGAGAACGGCAAGCCCGTGCGGCTCACCCAGGGTTCCTACGGCATCGGTGTCTCGCGGCTGGTGGCCGTCGTCGCCGAGCAGCAGCACGACGAGCTTGGACTGCGGTGGCCGGCCGCGGTATCGCCATTCGACGTGCACGTGGTTATCGCGAACAAGGACGAGGCCGCGCGAGCCGGTGCCGAAGCGCTGGCCGCCGATCTCGACCGGCTGGGTCACGAGGTGCTGCTCGACGATCGGACGGCCTCGCCGGGCGTGAAATTCAAGGACGCCGAGCTGCTCGGTGTGCCCTGGATTGTGGTGATCGGCCGTGGCTGGGCCGACGGCACCATCGAGCTGCGCAACCGATTCACGGGAGAGGCGCAGTCCATTGCGGTGGCCGATGCAGTGACGTCCGTCACGGCGGCGATTCAGTAG
- a CDS encoding MFS transporter codes for MPALSVEQLTQKARELLPSRHYLYAVIAIAGMQFLATMDGTIAVVTLPKIQAELHLNDATRSWVITAYMLSFGGLMLLGGRLGDTFGRKRVFIGGIALFTLASIGVGLAQEDIGLAVFRLIQGVGAAVASPTALALVATTFPKGPLRTAAVAVFGAMTGVGSIAGLIVGGALAEVSWRLAFLINVPAGALMIYLAVRSLTETEREPMKLDVTGSVLATVGCTAAVFGFTQGPDRGWDSPYTIVSLVVAAVLLIAFLLVERTAENPVLPLSLFKDRNRVATFAAIFLAGGVLFTLTITIGLYMQDLMKYSPLRTGISAIPFVVGMGIGLALSSQLVTRMAPRVLILCGGVVVFAAMLYGSTIDRTIAYFPNFSMAIFVGGLGIGTIVVPVILSAITGVDADRIGPLSAISLMLQNLGGPIVLVIIQAIITSRTLYLGGAKGPVQNMNQAQLHALDHGYTYGLLWIAGTAVLVGVAALFISYTAADVAHAQKAQTAHDQGLDEEELA; via the coding sequence ATGCCTGCCCTCAGCGTCGAGCAGCTCACTCAAAAGGCGCGAGAACTCCTGCCGTCCCGGCACTATCTATATGCCGTCATCGCGATCGCCGGTATGCAGTTTCTGGCCACCATGGACGGCACCATAGCGGTGGTCACGCTGCCCAAGATCCAGGCCGAGCTGCACCTCAACGATGCCACCCGCAGCTGGGTCATCACCGCGTACATGCTGTCCTTCGGTGGACTGATGTTGCTCGGTGGACGCCTCGGTGACACCTTCGGCCGTAAGCGCGTCTTCATCGGCGGCATCGCGTTGTTCACCCTTGCCTCCATCGGGGTGGGCCTTGCGCAAGAGGACATCGGTCTGGCTGTTTTCCGTCTCATCCAGGGAGTCGGCGCGGCTGTCGCCTCGCCGACAGCGCTGGCGTTGGTGGCCACCACCTTCCCCAAGGGGCCGCTGCGTACCGCAGCCGTCGCGGTATTCGGTGCCATGACCGGGGTGGGCTCCATCGCCGGACTGATTGTCGGCGGTGCCCTGGCCGAGGTGTCCTGGCGTCTGGCCTTCCTTATCAATGTGCCCGCCGGTGCGCTGATGATCTACCTGGCCGTGCGGTCATTGACCGAGACCGAACGCGAACCGATGAAGCTGGACGTCACGGGATCGGTGTTGGCGACCGTCGGCTGTACCGCTGCGGTGTTCGGCTTCACCCAGGGGCCCGACCGCGGATGGGACTCGCCCTACACGATCGTGTCGCTGGTCGTCGCCGCCGTGCTCCTGATCGCCTTCCTGCTCGTGGAACGCACCGCGGAAAACCCGGTGCTGCCGCTCAGCCTGTTCAAGGATCGCAACAGGGTCGCCACCTTCGCGGCGATCTTCCTGGCCGGCGGCGTGCTGTTCACGCTGACCATCACCATCGGCCTGTACATGCAGGATCTGATGAAATACAGCCCGCTGCGAACCGGAATCTCTGCCATTCCATTCGTTGTCGGCATGGGAATCGGCTTGGCTCTGTCGTCCCAACTTGTCACGCGAATGGCGCCCCGGGTGCTGATCCTGTGCGGTGGAGTCGTGGTGTTCGCCGCGATGCTCTACGGCTCAACGATCGACCGGACCATCGCCTACTTCCCGAACTTCTCCATGGCCATCTTCGTTGGCGGACTCGGCATCGGCACCATCGTGGTGCCGGTGATCCTTTCGGCCATCACCGGGGTGGATGCCGACCGCATCGGGCCGCTATCGGCGATCTCCCTCATGCTGCAAAACCTCGGCGGCCCAATCGTTCTGGTGATCATTCAGGCCATCATCACCTCGCGCACGCTGTACCTGGGCGGCGCCAAGGGGCCGGTGCAGAACATGAACCAGGCGCAGCTGCACGCCCTCGATCACGGTTACACCTACGGGCTGCTGTGGATCGCCGGAACCGCTGTGCTGGTCGGGGTGGCGGCGCTGTTCATCAGCTACACCGCCGCCGACGTCGCGCACGCACAGAAGGCGCAGACCGCGCACGACCAGGGTCTGGACGAAGAAGAGCTGGCTTAG
- the cobA gene encoding uroporphyrinogen-III C-methyltransferase, with the protein MTHDAYLVGLRLTGRKVVVVGAGSVAQRRLGLLIASGADVHVIAPSATPAVEGMASITLSLRPYQDGDLEDAWYAIACTDDPAVNAAVVSEAERRHIFCVRADSAREGTAVTPASFNHDGIAVGVLTGGQHKRSAALRSAIHEALQRGLITETAEVKPEGVALVGGGPGDPDLITVRGRRLLAQADVVVADRLAPAELLADLGPHVEVIDAAKIPYGRAMAQQEINRVLIERAQEGKFVVRLKGGDPFVFARGYEEVLACAEAGVQVTVVPGVTSAISVPAAAGVPVTHRAVNHEFVVVSGHVAPGHPESLVNWDALAALKGTIVLLMAVERIEQFAKVLIEGGRPADTPVLVVQHGTTDEQRVLRADLATAPERIRSQGIRPPAIIVIGPVAAYGASS; encoded by the coding sequence GTGACTCATGACGCCTACCTCGTCGGCCTCCGCCTCACCGGACGCAAGGTCGTGGTCGTCGGCGCCGGATCCGTCGCGCAGCGGCGTCTCGGGCTGCTGATCGCCAGCGGTGCCGATGTCCACGTGATCGCGCCCAGCGCCACACCGGCCGTTGAAGGCATGGCCTCGATCACCCTCAGTCTGCGGCCGTACCAGGACGGCGACCTCGAAGACGCGTGGTACGCCATCGCCTGCACCGATGACCCAGCCGTCAACGCCGCGGTGGTGTCGGAAGCCGAGCGACGTCACATCTTCTGCGTCCGGGCCGATTCCGCCCGGGAGGGCACCGCGGTCACCCCCGCGTCCTTCAATCACGACGGCATCGCCGTCGGTGTCCTGACCGGTGGACAGCACAAGCGCTCGGCGGCGCTGCGATCGGCCATCCACGAGGCGCTGCAGCGTGGACTCATCACCGAGACCGCGGAGGTGAAGCCCGAAGGCGTCGCGCTTGTCGGCGGGGGACCGGGTGATCCTGATCTCATTACCGTTCGCGGACGCAGGCTCCTCGCGCAGGCCGATGTGGTCGTCGCCGACCGGCTCGCGCCCGCCGAGCTTCTGGCCGATCTGGGCCCACATGTCGAGGTCATCGATGCCGCCAAGATCCCGTATGGCCGCGCGATGGCCCAGCAGGAGATCAACCGGGTGCTCATCGAACGGGCGCAGGAAGGCAAGTTCGTCGTCCGTCTCAAGGGCGGTGACCCCTTCGTCTTCGCCCGTGGCTACGAGGAAGTCCTGGCCTGCGCCGAAGCAGGTGTGCAGGTGACCGTCGTACCAGGTGTGACCAGCGCGATCTCCGTTCCTGCGGCGGCCGGGGTGCCGGTCACGCATCGTGCGGTCAACCATGAGTTCGTGGTCGTCAGCGGACACGTCGCACCCGGGCATCCGGAATCGTTAGTGAATTGGGACGCGCTTGCCGCCTTGAAGGGGACCATCGTCTTGCTGATGGCCGTCGAGCGCATCGAGCAGTTTGCGAAGGTCCTCATCGAGGGTGGCCGACCTGCGGATACTCCAGTGCTGGTGGTGCAACACGGCACCACCGACGAGCAACGCGTGCTGCGCGCCGACCTTGCTACTGCGCCCGAGCGCATTCGCTCGCAGGGCATCAGGCCGCCCGCGATCATCGTGATCGGCCCCGTTGCTGCTTATGGCGCCTCTTCGTGA
- a CDS encoding DUF2232 domain-containing protein — protein sequence MQPAELAQAAMTAALMGAIAVVSIVLPGAVVFAWLGAVPMGVLCYRHRIRVALAACVTAGLISFLIAGFGGLVSALTCAYMGAIAGQVRRRNRGAATMLAVAALWGVLVSSFCVGVFAALRNLREVVLGAVSANVGGFATLLSGVPLLGSAAAGLDHAVQGWIVHWPWFFGVSVWLIVIFGTSFGWRVLTPVLRRLEEVTDLSSVGTLPAGHDTTPPGPLPTVLTGAGYRYAGADRDALTAVTMRVDVGEHIAVTGANGSGKSTLMRLLAGVPPTAGTIERPGGVGLGQVGGTALVLQHPESQVLGLRVADDIVWGLPHDREIDIDGLLAEVGLGEMSDRDTAGLSGGELQRLAVASALAREPALLIADEVTTMVDHDGRQTLINVLDGLTTHHRLGLVHITHYPQEADAADRVVALGGIEVREDREGAERPSPTESLGGETILDVQGVSFDYAVGTPWSQPVLRDVSLQVRSSDGILLCGGNGSGKSTLAWIMAGLLEPSAGQCLLDGRPTAEQVGAVALCFQAARLQLLRGHAGAAVAALAGYSVADTESIDRALTSVSLDPSIGGVLIDRLSGGQLRRVALAGLLARSPRLLILDEPLAGLDVDAQADLIDLLVRIRGGGQAVVVISHDTDSLAPLCPRTIRLEQGELVNAG from the coding sequence ATGCAACCAGCGGAGTTGGCCCAGGCCGCGATGACTGCTGCCCTCATGGGGGCGATCGCTGTGGTCTCTATCGTGCTGCCCGGCGCAGTGGTGTTCGCCTGGTTGGGAGCGGTCCCGATGGGAGTGCTGTGTTACCGGCATCGCATCCGGGTGGCGTTGGCCGCCTGTGTCACCGCCGGCCTCATCAGCTTTCTGATCGCCGGATTCGGGGGGCTGGTCTCGGCGCTCACATGTGCGTACATGGGTGCGATCGCCGGTCAGGTGCGGCGCCGTAATCGCGGCGCGGCAACAATGTTGGCTGTCGCCGCGCTGTGGGGCGTGCTGGTCTCGTCCTTCTGCGTCGGGGTGTTCGCGGCCTTGCGGAATCTGCGCGAGGTTGTCCTGGGCGCGGTGTCCGCCAACGTCGGCGGGTTCGCGACGCTGTTGAGTGGCGTGCCGCTACTCGGCAGCGCCGCAGCGGGATTGGATCACGCCGTGCAGGGCTGGATCGTGCACTGGCCCTGGTTCTTCGGGGTCTCGGTGTGGCTCATCGTCATCTTCGGGACCTCCTTCGGTTGGCGGGTGCTGACGCCAGTGCTGCGCAGACTGGAGGAAGTCACCGACCTGTCCTCGGTGGGGACGCTGCCCGCGGGGCACGACACCACCCCGCCCGGCCCACTGCCAACCGTTCTCACCGGCGCCGGTTACCGGTACGCCGGAGCCGACCGGGATGCCCTGACCGCGGTAACCATGCGCGTCGATGTCGGCGAGCACATCGCGGTGACCGGCGCCAACGGCTCCGGCAAGTCCACCCTCATGCGTCTTCTCGCGGGTGTTCCTCCGACTGCCGGCACCATCGAGCGCCCCGGCGGCGTGGGCCTGGGCCAGGTGGGTGGGACCGCGCTGGTCTTGCAGCATCCGGAAAGCCAGGTGCTGGGTTTGCGTGTGGCCGACGACATCGTGTGGGGGCTGCCGCACGACCGCGAGATCGATATCGACGGTCTGCTCGCCGAAGTGGGTCTGGGTGAGATGAGCGACCGGGACACCGCGGGTCTGTCCGGCGGAGAACTGCAGCGGCTGGCGGTCGCGTCGGCGCTCGCGCGCGAACCCGCGCTGCTCATCGCCGATGAGGTGACCACCATGGTCGACCACGACGGCCGGCAGACGCTCATCAACGTGCTCGACGGACTCACCACCCATCACCGTCTAGGGCTGGTGCACATCACCCACTACCCGCAGGAGGCCGACGCCGCCGATCGTGTGGTGGCGTTGGGCGGTATTGAGGTACGAGAAGATCGGGAAGGCGCCGAACGCCCATCCCCTACCGAATCTCTTGGTGGGGAAACGATTCTCGACGTGCAAGGAGTCTCGTTCGACTATGCGGTCGGCACGCCGTGGTCACAACCGGTGCTGCGCGATGTGTCACTGCAGGTTCGTTCCAGCGACGGAATACTGCTCTGCGGCGGCAACGGTTCCGGCAAATCCACCCTGGCGTGGATCATGGCGGGCCTCCTGGAACCGTCAGCGGGCCAATGCCTTCTCGATGGCCGCCCCACCGCCGAACAGGTTGGCGCGGTTGCGTTGTGCTTCCAGGCCGCGCGACTACAGCTGCTGCGGGGGCACGCCGGTGCCGCGGTGGCCGCACTCGCCGGGTACTCGGTCGCCGATACCGAGAGTATTGATCGCGCGCTAACCTCGGTCAGCCTGGACCCGAGTATCGGTGGGGTGCTTATCGATCGGCTCAGTGGCGGGCAGCTGCGGCGAGTCGCCCTGGCCGGACTGCTCGCCCGCTCGCCGCGCCTGCTGATCCTCGATGAGCCGCTGGCGGGTCTGGACGTTGACGCCCAAGCCGACCTCATCGATCTGCTGGTACGCATCCGTGGCGGTGGTCAAGCCGTCGTCGTGATCTCCCACGACACCGACAGCCTCGCTCCGTTGTGTCCCCGCACCATCCGTCTGGAACAGGGTGAGTTGGTGAACGCCGGATGA